One window of the Solanum stenotomum isolate F172 chromosome 11, ASM1918654v1, whole genome shotgun sequence genome contains the following:
- the LOC125845608 gene encoding sister chromatid cohesion 1 protein 4 isoform X3 — translation MFYSQFILAKKGPLGTIWIAAHLERKLRKNQVADTDIGVSVDSILFPDVPIALRLSSHLLLGVVRIYSRKVGYLFDDCSEALLKVKQAFRSTAVDLPPEESKAPYHSITLPETFELDDFELPDNDIFQGNYVDQHISSREQITLQDNMEGVIYSTSKFGLDERFGDGDTSGLDLDEELFLDKVAAVGDASGSADPQASVEPMTPIKQEEHHEEMAANSESMFDGVDGDADFMDHAPCTPGLAEEPNLSNVQEISACEDHLGLEDRHVTEYAVKANSVNLSCENNVNNGSELFENQALTDVSNADTVHSGAAEENGYHLGNMCDKQLVPDGQLPPSGVAVDLVSSSDPTVASGPSSAAVHQVNAKSSVLECADAIVAASDGQTNERSLQCMLSDMDKVDVSTPGGFPDEPSLPNGISSTKVNYDVSALSSICQPVPEDISPSNQRSPKAVSNYIAIPGNLDAGESQDITCFETPKTADCLEQSIFDEDTGAQVHVLSRCNASAQLDASKSSCEHAVNNEPPSNFSGFHLPETSKEGELHASAGYSEHISKESLVKEPVPREDIQKDTDKSTDRADNVVPEDRHMEFMSSSAASALPAPEKILSMSGGLVDLPRSIFPEATPDYLVGFNEADAGDKFISGKKRSYTESTLTEQSFNSAESSRMVRSKKSGGFIPDDDDLLSSILVGRRSSALKLKATPRPSEITSSKRARSAARMTASKRKVLMDDIMVLHGDMIRQQLIHAEDIRRVRKKAPCTHAEISAIQKQLLEDEIFRAAVLTGLSVELSSLHKQTFDLSTVKVSSFSDVSCSHAEMAVKPQITAEYAENSISNLEEQRQQPSVECAEKPISNFEEQRQQLTAEYAENPITNLEEQQAMVFNESHVERESGKEGSDERFVARDDSILGDVEATIPTENKEVDEHDQCLNSDASQLRPDTVTDVAAANGFHLEPSDDTAEIGPQVTCLSGADAADTASAAKELLACPKSGGLGGEGDIIEGLPLTDLFNESGREAAFILPEVSYGSPNRAPAAQADKSLENLNDENLVVSSDWPESNYFISEAETGIENMVEDADLLEAAQDSATVEIATNVEDIVADDFNQSFADNVIGTEQPTTDASYDETNMHLLDDPIGAGDYPCKQEDFSYNMMGADLTDGNLGDLNDLDYSAAGNDTGFLNFDDDDDEEAEAADDYVPAADVTRITENIGWSSRTRAVSKYLQTLFIKESERGRTSLSMDSLLVGKTRKEASRMFFETLVLKTRDYLHVEQVIPFDDVTISPGMKLMKSDF, via the exons TAACTATGTGGACCAACATATTAGTTCAAGGGAGCAGATCACACTACAAGATAACATGGAGGGTGTGATTTACTCAACTTCGAAGTTTGGATTGGATG AGAGATTTGGGGATGGTGACACTTCTGGTTTAGACCTTGATGAG GAATTATTTTTGGACAAGGTTGCTGCTGTTGGAGATGCTAGTGGGAG TGCTGATCCTCAAGCATCTGTTGAACCAATGACACCAATCAAACAAGAAGAACACCATGAAGAGATGGCTGCAAATTCCGAGAGCATG TTTGATGGAGTTGATGGAGATGCTGATTTCATGGATCATGCTCCATGTACTCCTGGGTTGGCGGAAGAACCAAATTTGTCTAACGTTCAGGAAATATCAGCATGTGAGGACCATCTAGGGCTGGAAGATCGTCATGTGACTGAATATGCTGTAAAAGCAAATTCAGTGAATCTCTCTTGTGAAAATAACGTGAATAACGGAAGTGAGCTCTTTGAAAATCAG GCATTAACTGATGTCTCGAATGCTGATACTGTTCACTCTGGGGCTGCTGAGGAGAATGGTTACCATTTAGGTAACATGTGTGACAAACAACTGGTGCCAGATGGTCAGCTGCCTCCAAGTGGAGTTGCAGTGGATCTTGTGTCATCAAGTGATCCCACTGTAGCATCTGGACCATCCTCTGCTGCTGTTCATCAGGTTAATGCAAAATCATCTGTCCTAGAATGTGCGGATGCGATTGTTGCTGCATCTGATGGTCAAACAAATGAGAGGAGCTTGCAGTGTATGCTTTCTGACATGGACAAGGTTGATGTATCTACCCCTGGGGGCTTCCCCGACGAGCCTTCACTTCCAAATGGAATTAGTTCCACAAAAGTTAACTATGATGTTTCTGCTTTAAGTAGCATCTGCCAGCCAGTTCCTGAAGATATTTCACCGAGTAATCAGAGATCACCTAAGGCAGTCTCAAATTACATTGCAATTCCAGGAAACTTGGATGCTGGTGAATCTCAAGATATAACTTGCTTTGAAACACCGAAGACTGCTGATTGTCTGGAACAAAGTATTTTTGATGAAGACACTGGTGCCCAGGTTCATGTTCTGAGTCGATGTAATGCTTCTGCTCAGCTTGATGCATCGAAGTCTAGTTGTGAGCATGCTGTTAATAACGAGCCACCATCTAATTTTTCTGGTTTCCACCTGCCAGAAACTTCTAAGGAGGGCGAATTACATGCTTCAG CAGGTTATTCAGAACACATCTCAAAAGAAAGTCTCGTCAAAGAACCTGTTCCACGTGAAGACATTCAGAAAGATACTGACAAATCAACTGATCGAGCAGATAATGTAGTTCCAGAAGATCGCCACATGGAGTTTATGAGCAGTTCAGCTGCCTCTGCCTTGCCAGCTCCTGAAAAGATTCTATCAATGTCAGGAGGGCTTGTTGATTTACCTCGGAGTATTTTCCCAGAGGCTACACCGGATTACTTGGTGGGGTTCAATGAGGCTGATGCTGGTGACAAATTCATTTCAGGAAAGAAGCGCAGTTACACTGAGAGCACACTAACAGAGCAGAGTTTCAACTCAGCTGAATCTTCAAGGATGGTCCGTTCCAAAAAGTCTGGAGGATTTATTCCCGATGATGATGATTTGCTTTCTTCTATACTAG TTGGAAGAAGATCTTCAGCGCTGAAGCTAAAGGCTACTCCTCGACCTTCTGAGATTACATCAAGCAAGCGTGCTCGATCTGCTGCTCGGATGACTGCCAGTAAAAGGAAGGTTCTTATGGATGATATCATGGTCTTGCACGGAGA TATGATAAGACAACAGTTGATACATGCTGAGGACATACGTCGCGTAAGGAAGAAAGCTCCTTGCACACATGCTGAAATCTCAGCGATCCAGAAACAGTTGTTGGAAGATGAAATTTTCAGAGCAGCAGTATTAACTG GTTTGTCGGTGGAATTGTCTTCTTTACATAAGCAAACATTTGACTTGAGTACAGTCAAGGTCTCTTCTTTTAGTGATGTTAGCTGTTCTCATGCTGAGATGGCGGTCAAACCCCAGATAACTGCTGAGTATGCTGAAAATTCCATCTCAAATTTGGAGGAACAACGTCAACAGCCAAGTGTTGAGTGTGCTGAAAAACCCATCTCAAATTTTGAGGAACAACGTCAACAGCTAACTGCTGAGTATGCTGAAAACCCCATCACAAATTTGGAGGAACAACAAGCGATGGTGTTCAATGAATCACATGTTGAAAGAGAAAGTGGAAAGGAAGGAAGCGATGAACGGTTTGTAGCTAGAGATGATAGCATATTAGGAGATGTTGAGGCTACTATTCCAACTGAGAACAAGGAAGTTGATGAGCATGACCAATGTTTAAATAGTGACGCCTCTCAATTGCGGCCAGATACTGTCACTGATGTAGCAGCGGCCAATGGCTTTCATCTTGAACCTTCAGATGATACAGCAGAAATAGGACCTCAGGTAACTTGCCTTTCTGGTGCTGATGCAGCAGATACTGCCTCTGCCGCCAAAGAATTATTGGCATGTCCTAAAAGTGGTGGATTAGGTGGCGAAGGTGATATCATAGAAGGTCTACCTCTGACAGATCTATTTAATGAGTCTGGAAGGGAAGCTGCTTTTATTTTACCCGAAGTATCATATGGATCTCCCAATCGTGCACCGGCTGCTCAAGCTGATAAGTCTCTGGAAAATTTGAACGATGAAAACCTTGTAGTTAGTAGTGACTGGCCAGAAAGCAACTACTTTATTTCTGAAGCTGAAACTGGAATTGAAAATATGGTAGAAGATGCAGATCTATTGGAGGCTGCCCAAGACAGTGCTACAGTTGAAATTGCAACTAATGTAGAAGATATAGTAGCAGATGATTTCAACCAGAGCTTTGCTGATAACGTTATAGGCACTGAACAACCTACCACAGATGCTTCATATGATGAAACAAATATGCATTTGCTGGATGATCCCATAGGAGCCGGAGACTATCCATGTAAACAAGAAGATTTCTCTTACAATATGATGGGCGCAGATCTCACGGATGGCAATCTGGGGGACCTAAAT GATCTAGATTATTCAGCCGCTGGAAATGATACAG GGTTTCTGAACTTcgatgacgatgatgatgaagaagctgaagcagCTGATGATTATGTACCTGCTGCTGATGTCACCCGTATCACTGAGAACATTGGATGGTCCTCTCGTACTAG GGCTGTTTCCAAGTACCTCCAAACCTTGTTTATTAAAGAATCTGAGCGTGGGAGAACGTCTCTCTCCATGGACAGTTTATTAGTTGGTAAAACACGAAAGGAGGCATCAAGGATGTTTTTTGAAACTTTG GTTCTTAAAACCAGAGATTACCTTCATGTAGAGCAAGTGATACCCTTTGACGATGTCACAATAAGTCCTGGAATGAAGCTTATGAAATCGGACTTTTGA
- the LOC125845608 gene encoding sister chromatid cohesion 1 protein 4 isoform X1 — protein sequence MFYSQFILAKKGPLGTIWIAAHLERKLRKNQVADTDIGVSVDSILFPDVPIALRLSSHLLLGVVRIYSRKVGYLFDDCSEALLKVKQAFRSTAVDLPPEESKAPYHSITLPETFELDDFELPDNDIFQGNYVDQHISSREQITLQDNMEGVIYSTSKFGLDERFGDGDTSGLDLDEELFLDKVAAVGDASGSADPQASVEPMTPIKQEEHHEEMAANSESMFDGVDGDADFMDHAPCTPGLAEEPNLSNVQEISACEDHLGLEDRHVTEYAVKANSVNLSCENNVNNGSELFENQALTAGSNGEQPVKGYSENLSCENSANNGSGLLKNQALTDVSNADTVHSGAAEENGYHLGNMCDKQLVPDGQLPPSGVAVDLVSSSDPTVASGPSSAAVHQVNAKSSVLECADAIVAASDGQTNERSLQCMLSDMDKVDVSTPGGFPDEPSLPNGISSTKVNYDVSALSSICQPVPEDISPSNQRSPKAVSNYIAIPGNLDAGESQDITCFETPKTADCLEQSIFDEDTGAQVHVLSRCNASAQLDASKSSCEHAVNNEPPSNFSGFHLPETSKEGELHASAGYSEHISKESLVKEPVPREDIQKDTDKSTDRADNVVPEDRHMEFMSSSAASALPAPEKILSMSGGLVDLPRSIFPEATPDYLVGFNEADAGDKFISGKKRSYTESTLTEQSFNSAESSRMVRSKKSGGFIPDDDDLLSSILVGRRSSALKLKATPRPSEITSSKRARSAARMTASKRKVLMDDIMVLHGDMIRQQLIHAEDIRRVRKKAPCTHAEISAIQKQLLEDEIFRAAVLTGLSVELSSLHKQTFDLSTVKVSSFSDVSCSHAEMAVKPQITAEYAENSISNLEEQRQQPSVECAEKPISNFEEQRQQLTAEYAENPITNLEEQQAMVFNESHVERESGKEGSDERFVARDDSILGDVEATIPTENKEVDEHDQCLNSDASQLRPDTVTDVAAANGFHLEPSDDTAEIGPQVTCLSGADAADTASAAKELLACPKSGGLGGEGDIIEGLPLTDLFNESGREAAFILPEVSYGSPNRAPAAQADKSLENLNDENLVVSSDWPESNYFISEAETGIENMVEDADLLEAAQDSATVEIATNVEDIVADDFNQSFADNVIGTEQPTTDASYDETNMHLLDDPIGAGDYPCKQEDFSYNMMGADLTDGNLGDLNDLDYSAAGNDTGFLNFDDDDDEEAEAADDYVPAADVTRITENIGWSSRTRAVSKYLQTLFIKESERGRTSLSMDSLLVGKTRKEASRMFFETLVLKTRDYLHVEQVIPFDDVTISPGMKLMKSDF from the exons TAACTATGTGGACCAACATATTAGTTCAAGGGAGCAGATCACACTACAAGATAACATGGAGGGTGTGATTTACTCAACTTCGAAGTTTGGATTGGATG AGAGATTTGGGGATGGTGACACTTCTGGTTTAGACCTTGATGAG GAATTATTTTTGGACAAGGTTGCTGCTGTTGGAGATGCTAGTGGGAG TGCTGATCCTCAAGCATCTGTTGAACCAATGACACCAATCAAACAAGAAGAACACCATGAAGAGATGGCTGCAAATTCCGAGAGCATG TTTGATGGAGTTGATGGAGATGCTGATTTCATGGATCATGCTCCATGTACTCCTGGGTTGGCGGAAGAACCAAATTTGTCTAACGTTCAGGAAATATCAGCATGTGAGGACCATCTAGGGCTGGAAGATCGTCATGTGACTGAATATGCTGTAAAAGCAAATTCAGTGAATCTCTCTTGTGAAAATAACGTGAATAACGGAAGTGAGCTCTTTGAAAATCAGGCATTAACTGCTGGCTCGAATGGTGAACAGCCTGTAAAAGGATATTCAGAGAATCTCTCTTGTGAAAATAGCGCAAATAATGGGAGTGGACTTCTAAAAAATCAGGCATTAACTGATGTCTCGAATGCTGATACTGTTCACTCTGGGGCTGCTGAGGAGAATGGTTACCATTTAGGTAACATGTGTGACAAACAACTGGTGCCAGATGGTCAGCTGCCTCCAAGTGGAGTTGCAGTGGATCTTGTGTCATCAAGTGATCCCACTGTAGCATCTGGACCATCCTCTGCTGCTGTTCATCAGGTTAATGCAAAATCATCTGTCCTAGAATGTGCGGATGCGATTGTTGCTGCATCTGATGGTCAAACAAATGAGAGGAGCTTGCAGTGTATGCTTTCTGACATGGACAAGGTTGATGTATCTACCCCTGGGGGCTTCCCCGACGAGCCTTCACTTCCAAATGGAATTAGTTCCACAAAAGTTAACTATGATGTTTCTGCTTTAAGTAGCATCTGCCAGCCAGTTCCTGAAGATATTTCACCGAGTAATCAGAGATCACCTAAGGCAGTCTCAAATTACATTGCAATTCCAGGAAACTTGGATGCTGGTGAATCTCAAGATATAACTTGCTTTGAAACACCGAAGACTGCTGATTGTCTGGAACAAAGTATTTTTGATGAAGACACTGGTGCCCAGGTTCATGTTCTGAGTCGATGTAATGCTTCTGCTCAGCTTGATGCATCGAAGTCTAGTTGTGAGCATGCTGTTAATAACGAGCCACCATCTAATTTTTCTGGTTTCCACCTGCCAGAAACTTCTAAGGAGGGCGAATTACATGCTTCAG CAGGTTATTCAGAACACATCTCAAAAGAAAGTCTCGTCAAAGAACCTGTTCCACGTGAAGACATTCAGAAAGATACTGACAAATCAACTGATCGAGCAGATAATGTAGTTCCAGAAGATCGCCACATGGAGTTTATGAGCAGTTCAGCTGCCTCTGCCTTGCCAGCTCCTGAAAAGATTCTATCAATGTCAGGAGGGCTTGTTGATTTACCTCGGAGTATTTTCCCAGAGGCTACACCGGATTACTTGGTGGGGTTCAATGAGGCTGATGCTGGTGACAAATTCATTTCAGGAAAGAAGCGCAGTTACACTGAGAGCACACTAACAGAGCAGAGTTTCAACTCAGCTGAATCTTCAAGGATGGTCCGTTCCAAAAAGTCTGGAGGATTTATTCCCGATGATGATGATTTGCTTTCTTCTATACTAG TTGGAAGAAGATCTTCAGCGCTGAAGCTAAAGGCTACTCCTCGACCTTCTGAGATTACATCAAGCAAGCGTGCTCGATCTGCTGCTCGGATGACTGCCAGTAAAAGGAAGGTTCTTATGGATGATATCATGGTCTTGCACGGAGA TATGATAAGACAACAGTTGATACATGCTGAGGACATACGTCGCGTAAGGAAGAAAGCTCCTTGCACACATGCTGAAATCTCAGCGATCCAGAAACAGTTGTTGGAAGATGAAATTTTCAGAGCAGCAGTATTAACTG GTTTGTCGGTGGAATTGTCTTCTTTACATAAGCAAACATTTGACTTGAGTACAGTCAAGGTCTCTTCTTTTAGTGATGTTAGCTGTTCTCATGCTGAGATGGCGGTCAAACCCCAGATAACTGCTGAGTATGCTGAAAATTCCATCTCAAATTTGGAGGAACAACGTCAACAGCCAAGTGTTGAGTGTGCTGAAAAACCCATCTCAAATTTTGAGGAACAACGTCAACAGCTAACTGCTGAGTATGCTGAAAACCCCATCACAAATTTGGAGGAACAACAAGCGATGGTGTTCAATGAATCACATGTTGAAAGAGAAAGTGGAAAGGAAGGAAGCGATGAACGGTTTGTAGCTAGAGATGATAGCATATTAGGAGATGTTGAGGCTACTATTCCAACTGAGAACAAGGAAGTTGATGAGCATGACCAATGTTTAAATAGTGACGCCTCTCAATTGCGGCCAGATACTGTCACTGATGTAGCAGCGGCCAATGGCTTTCATCTTGAACCTTCAGATGATACAGCAGAAATAGGACCTCAGGTAACTTGCCTTTCTGGTGCTGATGCAGCAGATACTGCCTCTGCCGCCAAAGAATTATTGGCATGTCCTAAAAGTGGTGGATTAGGTGGCGAAGGTGATATCATAGAAGGTCTACCTCTGACAGATCTATTTAATGAGTCTGGAAGGGAAGCTGCTTTTATTTTACCCGAAGTATCATATGGATCTCCCAATCGTGCACCGGCTGCTCAAGCTGATAAGTCTCTGGAAAATTTGAACGATGAAAACCTTGTAGTTAGTAGTGACTGGCCAGAAAGCAACTACTTTATTTCTGAAGCTGAAACTGGAATTGAAAATATGGTAGAAGATGCAGATCTATTGGAGGCTGCCCAAGACAGTGCTACAGTTGAAATTGCAACTAATGTAGAAGATATAGTAGCAGATGATTTCAACCAGAGCTTTGCTGATAACGTTATAGGCACTGAACAACCTACCACAGATGCTTCATATGATGAAACAAATATGCATTTGCTGGATGATCCCATAGGAGCCGGAGACTATCCATGTAAACAAGAAGATTTCTCTTACAATATGATGGGCGCAGATCTCACGGATGGCAATCTGGGGGACCTAAAT GATCTAGATTATTCAGCCGCTGGAAATGATACAG GGTTTCTGAACTTcgatgacgatgatgatgaagaagctgaagcagCTGATGATTATGTACCTGCTGCTGATGTCACCCGTATCACTGAGAACATTGGATGGTCCTCTCGTACTAG GGCTGTTTCCAAGTACCTCCAAACCTTGTTTATTAAAGAATCTGAGCGTGGGAGAACGTCTCTCTCCATGGACAGTTTATTAGTTGGTAAAACACGAAAGGAGGCATCAAGGATGTTTTTTGAAACTTTG GTTCTTAAAACCAGAGATTACCTTCATGTAGAGCAAGTGATACCCTTTGACGATGTCACAATAAGTCCTGGAATGAAGCTTATGAAATCGGACTTTTGA
- the LOC125845608 gene encoding sister chromatid cohesion 1 protein 4 isoform X2 — MFYSQFILAKKGPLGTIWIAAHLERKLRKNQVADTDIGVSVDSILFPDVPIALRLSSHLLLGVVRIYSRKVGYLFDDCSEALLKVKQAFRSTAVDLPPEESKAPYHSITLPETFELDDFELPDNDIFQGNYVDQHISSREQITLQDNMEGVIYSTSKFGLDERFGDGDTSGLDLDEELFLDKVAAVGDASGSADPQASVEPMTPIKQEEHHEEMAANSESMFDGVDGDADFMDHAPCTPGLAEEPNLSNVQEISACEDHLGLEDRHVTEYAVKANSVNLSCENNVNNGSELFENQALTAGSNGEQPVKGYSENLSCENSANNGSGLLKNQALTDVSNADTVHSGAAEENGYHLGNMCDKQLVPDGQLPPSGVAVDLVSSSDPTVASGPSSAAVHQVNAKSSVLECADAIVAASDGQTNERSLQCMLSDMDKVDVSTPGGFPDEPSLPNGISSTKVNYDVSALSSICQPVPEDISPSNQRSPKAVSNYIAIPGNLDAGESQDITCFETPKTADCLEQSIFDEDTGAQVHVLSRCNASAQLDASKSSCEHAVNNEPPSNFSGFHLPETSKEGELHASGYSEHISKESLVKEPVPREDIQKDTDKSTDRADNVVPEDRHMEFMSSSAASALPAPEKILSMSGGLVDLPRSIFPEATPDYLVGFNEADAGDKFISGKKRSYTESTLTEQSFNSAESSRMVRSKKSGGFIPDDDDLLSSILVGRRSSALKLKATPRPSEITSSKRARSAARMTASKRKVLMDDIMVLHGDMIRQQLIHAEDIRRVRKKAPCTHAEISAIQKQLLEDEIFRAAVLTGLSVELSSLHKQTFDLSTVKVSSFSDVSCSHAEMAVKPQITAEYAENSISNLEEQRQQPSVECAEKPISNFEEQRQQLTAEYAENPITNLEEQQAMVFNESHVERESGKEGSDERFVARDDSILGDVEATIPTENKEVDEHDQCLNSDASQLRPDTVTDVAAANGFHLEPSDDTAEIGPQVTCLSGADAADTASAAKELLACPKSGGLGGEGDIIEGLPLTDLFNESGREAAFILPEVSYGSPNRAPAAQADKSLENLNDENLVVSSDWPESNYFISEAETGIENMVEDADLLEAAQDSATVEIATNVEDIVADDFNQSFADNVIGTEQPTTDASYDETNMHLLDDPIGAGDYPCKQEDFSYNMMGADLTDGNLGDLNDLDYSAAGNDTGFLNFDDDDDEEAEAADDYVPAADVTRITENIGWSSRTRAVSKYLQTLFIKESERGRTSLSMDSLLVGKTRKEASRMFFETLVLKTRDYLHVEQVIPFDDVTISPGMKLMKSDF; from the exons TAACTATGTGGACCAACATATTAGTTCAAGGGAGCAGATCACACTACAAGATAACATGGAGGGTGTGATTTACTCAACTTCGAAGTTTGGATTGGATG AGAGATTTGGGGATGGTGACACTTCTGGTTTAGACCTTGATGAG GAATTATTTTTGGACAAGGTTGCTGCTGTTGGAGATGCTAGTGGGAG TGCTGATCCTCAAGCATCTGTTGAACCAATGACACCAATCAAACAAGAAGAACACCATGAAGAGATGGCTGCAAATTCCGAGAGCATG TTTGATGGAGTTGATGGAGATGCTGATTTCATGGATCATGCTCCATGTACTCCTGGGTTGGCGGAAGAACCAAATTTGTCTAACGTTCAGGAAATATCAGCATGTGAGGACCATCTAGGGCTGGAAGATCGTCATGTGACTGAATATGCTGTAAAAGCAAATTCAGTGAATCTCTCTTGTGAAAATAACGTGAATAACGGAAGTGAGCTCTTTGAAAATCAGGCATTAACTGCTGGCTCGAATGGTGAACAGCCTGTAAAAGGATATTCAGAGAATCTCTCTTGTGAAAATAGCGCAAATAATGGGAGTGGACTTCTAAAAAATCAGGCATTAACTGATGTCTCGAATGCTGATACTGTTCACTCTGGGGCTGCTGAGGAGAATGGTTACCATTTAGGTAACATGTGTGACAAACAACTGGTGCCAGATGGTCAGCTGCCTCCAAGTGGAGTTGCAGTGGATCTTGTGTCATCAAGTGATCCCACTGTAGCATCTGGACCATCCTCTGCTGCTGTTCATCAGGTTAATGCAAAATCATCTGTCCTAGAATGTGCGGATGCGATTGTTGCTGCATCTGATGGTCAAACAAATGAGAGGAGCTTGCAGTGTATGCTTTCTGACATGGACAAGGTTGATGTATCTACCCCTGGGGGCTTCCCCGACGAGCCTTCACTTCCAAATGGAATTAGTTCCACAAAAGTTAACTATGATGTTTCTGCTTTAAGTAGCATCTGCCAGCCAGTTCCTGAAGATATTTCACCGAGTAATCAGAGATCACCTAAGGCAGTCTCAAATTACATTGCAATTCCAGGAAACTTGGATGCTGGTGAATCTCAAGATATAACTTGCTTTGAAACACCGAAGACTGCTGATTGTCTGGAACAAAGTATTTTTGATGAAGACACTGGTGCCCAGGTTCATGTTCTGAGTCGATGTAATGCTTCTGCTCAGCTTGATGCATCGAAGTCTAGTTGTGAGCATGCTGTTAATAACGAGCCACCATCTAATTTTTCTGGTTTCCACCTGCCAGAAACTTCTAAGGAGGGCGAATTACATGCTTCAG GTTATTCAGAACACATCTCAAAAGAAAGTCTCGTCAAAGAACCTGTTCCACGTGAAGACATTCAGAAAGATACTGACAAATCAACTGATCGAGCAGATAATGTAGTTCCAGAAGATCGCCACATGGAGTTTATGAGCAGTTCAGCTGCCTCTGCCTTGCCAGCTCCTGAAAAGATTCTATCAATGTCAGGAGGGCTTGTTGATTTACCTCGGAGTATTTTCCCAGAGGCTACACCGGATTACTTGGTGGGGTTCAATGAGGCTGATGCTGGTGACAAATTCATTTCAGGAAAGAAGCGCAGTTACACTGAGAGCACACTAACAGAGCAGAGTTTCAACTCAGCTGAATCTTCAAGGATGGTCCGTTCCAAAAAGTCTGGAGGATTTATTCCCGATGATGATGATTTGCTTTCTTCTATACTAG TTGGAAGAAGATCTTCAGCGCTGAAGCTAAAGGCTACTCCTCGACCTTCTGAGATTACATCAAGCAAGCGTGCTCGATCTGCTGCTCGGATGACTGCCAGTAAAAGGAAGGTTCTTATGGATGATATCATGGTCTTGCACGGAGA TATGATAAGACAACAGTTGATACATGCTGAGGACATACGTCGCGTAAGGAAGAAAGCTCCTTGCACACATGCTGAAATCTCAGCGATCCAGAAACAGTTGTTGGAAGATGAAATTTTCAGAGCAGCAGTATTAACTG GTTTGTCGGTGGAATTGTCTTCTTTACATAAGCAAACATTTGACTTGAGTACAGTCAAGGTCTCTTCTTTTAGTGATGTTAGCTGTTCTCATGCTGAGATGGCGGTCAAACCCCAGATAACTGCTGAGTATGCTGAAAATTCCATCTCAAATTTGGAGGAACAACGTCAACAGCCAAGTGTTGAGTGTGCTGAAAAACCCATCTCAAATTTTGAGGAACAACGTCAACAGCTAACTGCTGAGTATGCTGAAAACCCCATCACAAATTTGGAGGAACAACAAGCGATGGTGTTCAATGAATCACATGTTGAAAGAGAAAGTGGAAAGGAAGGAAGCGATGAACGGTTTGTAGCTAGAGATGATAGCATATTAGGAGATGTTGAGGCTACTATTCCAACTGAGAACAAGGAAGTTGATGAGCATGACCAATGTTTAAATAGTGACGCCTCTCAATTGCGGCCAGATACTGTCACTGATGTAGCAGCGGCCAATGGCTTTCATCTTGAACCTTCAGATGATACAGCAGAAATAGGACCTCAGGTAACTTGCCTTTCTGGTGCTGATGCAGCAGATACTGCCTCTGCCGCCAAAGAATTATTGGCATGTCCTAAAAGTGGTGGATTAGGTGGCGAAGGTGATATCATAGAAGGTCTACCTCTGACAGATCTATTTAATGAGTCTGGAAGGGAAGCTGCTTTTATTTTACCCGAAGTATCATATGGATCTCCCAATCGTGCACCGGCTGCTCAAGCTGATAAGTCTCTGGAAAATTTGAACGATGAAAACCTTGTAGTTAGTAGTGACTGGCCAGAAAGCAACTACTTTATTTCTGAAGCTGAAACTGGAATTGAAAATATGGTAGAAGATGCAGATCTATTGGAGGCTGCCCAAGACAGTGCTACAGTTGAAATTGCAACTAATGTAGAAGATATAGTAGCAGATGATTTCAACCAGAGCTTTGCTGATAACGTTATAGGCACTGAACAACCTACCACAGATGCTTCATATGATGAAACAAATATGCATTTGCTGGATGATCCCATAGGAGCCGGAGACTATCCATGTAAACAAGAAGATTTCTCTTACAATATGATGGGCGCAGATCTCACGGATGGCAATCTGGGGGACCTAAAT GATCTAGATTATTCAGCCGCTGGAAATGATACAG GGTTTCTGAACTTcgatgacgatgatgatgaagaagctgaagcagCTGATGATTATGTACCTGCTGCTGATGTCACCCGTATCACTGAGAACATTGGATGGTCCTCTCGTACTAG GGCTGTTTCCAAGTACCTCCAAACCTTGTTTATTAAAGAATCTGAGCGTGGGAGAACGTCTCTCTCCATGGACAGTTTATTAGTTGGTAAAACACGAAAGGAGGCATCAAGGATGTTTTTTGAAACTTTG GTTCTTAAAACCAGAGATTACCTTCATGTAGAGCAAGTGATACCCTTTGACGATGTCACAATAAGTCCTGGAATGAAGCTTATGAAATCGGACTTTTGA